The Rosa chinensis cultivar Old Blush chromosome 7, RchiOBHm-V2, whole genome shotgun sequence DNA segment TAAATTTCGATGGGAAAAGCTATGGTTTGCGAGTTTGGCGTTCAAACGTAGGGATTCAAATGAAGAAGTTGGTTTGCCTTTGTAACAACACTGTCACATGGAACCAATTAACTTTAATATATGGGCTATAATGTTGTGAAATTAGACGAATGTGTGTACCAATGCATGGTTTGACATAAGAACGTATAgtcttattaaaaaaagaaaagaaaaagaaaggcatGGTAGGAAACTAAGAAACCTAACCGGTCTGATGCATATTTTGTTGCCACCGACAATTATGAGCTTTATTCCACTAAAAAACACTGAGAAACTGGTATTTGTTTTTGGTCGGAAAGTATATTGCACTATTGTAGCAGTCGTCTTTTGGAAGATTGTTGCTCCTATCATCCTATGTAGCTAGTGGATTGCATTAACCAAAATACGTTGGTTTGGTCTTGTTATTAAGATTGAGGTCGCATGTTTAGTGCCATTATGGTCTTGACATGTTTTTACACGTTTGGACATGTCGTGGTATATATATCAAAACAAATCTTGTAACACcctttttatttattgaaattCTCCTATGCCATAATATCACAATTGGTAAAATAAGATTTTTATGAGTTTCTCCAAGTAGCAGACCTCAAAAATCTCGTCTCAATTATTTTTAATGGCTTTTCTGGTTTTTTGTCTTTATAAAATTGTAAAAGAAAATCGGGTTAAGATTTTTGAGATCAGTCAATTATAGAATTActtaaaaaatataatttattaatGAGAAGATTTTGATGAGAAAATAATAACATAAAATTTTGGCCTAAAAACTGTATGCTATAATCCACAATTTTtggtgaaataatgagttttgatAGAAAACAATTTTTGTTAAAAAGTTCtaaatgttcaagtaaatccctatttgtgtgtctgacccaaactctagattacttgacctagtggtaatagggttattaactagagataatctcggagaatcttagatatcgatatccattcaatgtatgattatccttccttgtacgattcaaattctatgcattgtaatcctctatataaagagacctctattatcaatgagaatacacagcaattttatctcaatttccgtttctctaaaacacgttatcagtacgaagccctaaccctgaaatcctaaatttgcagccttcaaaccctagccaccaccgctgcatatattgaagccctcaatcccaggatTCTAGAATCGGCGACGGTACTACCAGAACCAGtcggaaaaccaccgaacctgCCACTGGAAGAATCGAACCAGCcctccaagaaaaaaaaaaaaaaagaggatccCTGCActggttcaccaccttccggacctccgattgctaccaaattttgccACCAGCAGCATCTCGATACCAGGAACTAGGAACAGGAAACAAAACTCCAAAAATCGGTCTAAAAGTTGCTGAACCAGCCTGTAGAAAAATCGataggagaaagaaaaaaaaaaggaaaagaaggaagcccAAAAGCCCAGAGGCCCACTAACGCAGGCCCATTACCACGGCAGCACAGGGACCCACTACCACGTCAGCATCCGGGGACCCACTAACACGTCAGCACAAgggatgtaataggcaattgccatatactttgtagtaaatgccattggtttagtttttcttcacataggctcatccaaaataagtatgatgtctatgaAGGTTTtaagataagtggtacttaagcgagctttgctccacctacatctctctactcacctggttatatttattttggagttaccgaaagaagtcaaacgactacctttgttttgcattagctagcatttggattagattctcctaatggttacgAGACAATGATgcactccgttggcttatgaataaaatttcgagttcttttcattatgactcaattttgattatgagcatatgactttgtgactacgatggctggaccatcagtattaattcaaggacatggaatagcccaagttccccttgccaaatggcaccttgattactgcttacggattccatgcgaaaacgcatgtagaaaacaaaaatgagttcatttgcgatgcctctaatgattgcgaacaaatgcgcatcttagagaagtttatgtgtctctctagtggactctatgtcactattcgagctattaatcaaataaaatttatgagagaagatctcttggatttagacacataatagctttgtcacgacaggataggtcatcctagtcatgatgatccgtctactaaagacttcacacgaacaTCTATTTTCtcgagcaaaatgaagcatgaatcaaaagttgattcttggactaagtgtgacctccatcgccgtccaccaccagcctagggctggcatagtccttatccataacgccatggatagcttacatcatggtgatgatgccttaagtgatgttgcaatcaccaactttgcttcaaataaggTTTCAGATGTTCAGGCCCAACTAAAATCCttattggttgtttctaaagcctcTTGCTTATTTTACAAAGCCTATTTCttaaggaaattaggactgagaccgtcctatgcaaatgatatgaaaatactcattctgttcttacatagagtctgtgaggattctgtggactgattcaaccaacttgcggacttttaaatatttcatgatgttggttgacatgcaaacatgatggtcacgtgttatgccattgtccccttgtaaatgctgcttatgctccactcctagcacatatcatatgacaacgggctcactccccgaatcatcctatttagtcaatttgatttgactatgctagagagtttacatagaagactttcgatggttattgcaatgagactgatgttagacatcatattcccatgtacacactcaaatggtctcgcagaaacgactacgatggtagtccggacattggtaatgtgcatcAATCTCTTTATATcggcttggggtgatgcaatatagCATGCAACTAtgttaattcgtctacgacccactgccactcaatctactctgcgttacaactagtgactgggtacaagtatcgtacttacgcatatttgagtgtgccaaaTGCGTTGCCACAACTCTCTATgacaggtccttacagacgaatgggcaactacgttggatttaagactccaacaatagtctgccacttaatgcccttgcaaggcgatctcattaccgctagatttgagggttgtcactttgatgagacagttttctcgttgttagggggagataagaacacggatgttcagcaggaacgacaagaattatcgtgatctgtccccactatgtctcatcttgatccctgctaaagtgacaagatcacacatatctgctgcgaatatgcctgcaaggatggacgtccctaagAGAGGACTTAACGTCACCCTACATGGaagtaggcatggcgccaacgctaaagagagtgacactctaGCGTTACAGTCCATGGCTCCAGccaggatgcgtgggaggctcgTGGGTTCAAATGATGCTTTGGCACATTctaatcatttgatcatcaacactcaaaatccttctcatgagaatcttctggattatggttatcgttgggggacgcctcaacgtcagaacctattcatgagaatatagagctctatgaaaattacactagtgtacataagacgtgagatagaaactccatcataattgatgatgtagttgctcatttcgttgtgcatgagtttgttgagttcgatgatattgaaccacgctcATTTGataaatgaatgccaacatagagaaatttggcctaaatggaaagatgcttCCAAgttaagttgaattctctagTGAAGAGGAATGTTTTCGagtcagtgatgccaacacctcctaacataaaacctattgactaatgggtcttcgttagaaagcgtgatgagaaaatcATATGGCAATTTcaccttatggcacaaggcttctcacaaaaccaaggttctaaaaaacgctaggcgctagtagGGCGGAAGGccggggactagcgcctaggggactaggcggttttttaaaatttttttaaaattttttataacatataattatatagataaaaatataaaatgtatTAGAGAGCTAAAATACTCAAAATATAGATAAAATGTTcaacaagaaataaaaaatgagttcTTAAAAAGctgaaaaaaattacaaatttgaTTCTTCCAAGCctaatcctcaaattcttcttctccatatccCTCTAGTACTCCCTCCTCATCGGACTCAAACTCaaaattcatctcatcttcttccttttcatcCGATACAAAATCCTTCTCATCAAGTTCTATAATTTATTGAAGTCTACAACTTCTCCTAGGCTCTAAACTACAATCAAACCCAAACTGCAATTCAAAgtcaaaagactcaaaacacaaactcaaactACAAAACTCAGCCAAACTGCAAGTCTGCAATTTAGAGtcaaaacacatatacaaactGCAATTCATGAATCACAAACCCAGAAGCATCAAAACAACCAAACTCAATACATCAAAACTGCCTAATTCATGCTACttaaagcaaggctacatcgaaagagacaacaccaaggataatcagcaacaacaaactctcctcaagatcaaagtgaactaggttcaatttgaggacagtgtggcagacttgctcattaagtcattgcctaaattccactttcgagaaacatgttggtattatcgtttgcagaagttatcAGAACTCCAATAACTggagtcatcaaggggagatcgatgccgacatcagggggaggtgtctacgtgtatggtcttgaaacgtgaagggtgtgttgtgctctttttcccctttccactgggtttttgttactcggcaaagtttttagagaggcaatgagagaagcacaacacaagggggagtgttcaaataaatccctatttgtttgtctggtccaaactctaagttacttaacctagtggtaatagggttattaaCTAGAGATAATCTTGGAGAATATTAGAGATATCCAgtcaatgtatgattatctttccttgtacgattaagattttatgcattgtaatcctctatataaagacacccctattatcaatgagaatgcacatcaattttctctcaattcccatTTCTCTAAAACACTAACGTCGATTGTTAAGAGTGTTGAAAAATCACTCCACATTTTTTCTGTGAACGTAGACTCACTTACTTTTGGATCATGAACAGATAGATTAAACATTTCCAAAAGCCCATTACagcccataaaaaaaaaaacggggAAATATATTGAAGAAACCCGCGCAATCCCAACCCCATTTCCCGCCAAAACCCACACAGGTCACAGTGACAACTAGTCAACTAGCTTCCCTAAACCAAAAATCGTAAAAAGAATTGACGAACTAAGAGAGAAGGCCATCAAACCCCAAATTTCCGAGATCCCTCAGAAAGCCCAATCATGAAGGTCCGGCAAGTGAAGCTCCGCGAGATCCACAAATCGGCGAGCAGCGCCGGAAAGCCGTCCTTCTGCTCCGTCGTGTGGGACCAGCAAGGCTTCCATTCCGTCACCGCCTCCTCCTCCGACTCCTCGATCGCCGTCCACAACGCTCTTCTCTCCACATGTCCGCCGAAGCTCCTCCGCAACCACCGCGACGGCGTCACGGCGCTCGCTATGAGCCCCAACGCCACCTGCCTCGCCTCCGGCTCCGTCGACCACTCCGTCAAGCTCTACAAGTTTCCTAGTCAGTAATTTCAACTTTCTTCCATTTCTGGCCAATTTTGTGCTTGACGGATATTTAGAAATTGGGGCtactttagggtttagggtttgtgttggaagtttttGTTGTCAAATTGGACATGGTAGATTTAATTTGATGTGTGAATTGTTTGGAATTGCATGGATTTGTTGGGTTAAATAGCTCAGAGCATAAATCTTTCAAAAAATTGAAGCTCATTGCAAGCATTTTACTGTTAAAAATCTGTGTCACTCTTGGATGTGAATGTTAGAGGAATAAATTTCCAAGTTCTACAAAATTCGGGTTTTATTTGTTTGATGAAATGGGGTTCTGCATACTGTTGCAATGTCTAATCATCTTATGAGTGTTTGAATTtttggttggattgtttttttACTGTCAGGTGGAGAGTTTGAGACTAATATTACCAGATTCACGCTGCCAATACGTGCCCTTGCCTTTAATAAGTCAGGGACACTCTTGGCCGCTGCTGGTGATGATGATGGCATTAAACTTATTAACACAGTGGATGGTACAATCTCGAAGGTTCTCAAAGCACACAAAGGACCTGTAACCGGCTTAGGTTTTGATCCCCAAAGTGAATACATGGCATCCATCGATTCAACTGGGACTGTAGTATATTGGGAACTCCAATCTGGAAGCACATTGCACACCCTTAAAGGCGTAGCTCCTAACTCTGGTTTAGACCTTTCTGTATTGAATGTACTGAGCTGGAGTCCTGATGGACGGATGTTAGCTGTTCCGGGAGTGAGAAATGATGTTGTGGTGTATGATAAAGACACTGCTGAGAAGCTCTTTACATTGAGAGGTGAACATACACAGTCTATTTGTGCCTTGGCTTGGTCACCTAATGGAAAATACTTGGCTACCTCTGGCTTGGATAAGCAGGTTCTCATCTGGGATGTTGATCGGAAGCAGGATATTGGCAGACATAAATTTGATGAGAGGATAACTTGCTTGGCGTGGAAGCCAATTGACAATGTCCTAGCTGTAATTGATTGTATGGGCAGGTATGGTGTGTGGGAAGCAGTGATTCCTTCATCAATGAAATCTCCCACTGAAGATGTTCCGAATCAATCTAATAATGGTCTACTTTTGTTTGATGAAGACGAAGACGAGGGTCAGGAGATTAGTACATCTGGTAGTTTAAGTGATCTTGGTGAAGATACATATGAGGAGTCTAAGCCACCTAGCCGGAAAAGACTAAGCAAGCAGTCTGACTCTCTGAGAGATTTAAATGAGGATGATAATGATGACTTTGGTCTGTCCCCTAAAGTTGAATCCCATAAAAAAGCACGTCGGAATCATAGTGAAAGCACTGACAATGGGAATGAGGGATTAAGAAGCAGACTGTCATCTGCCAGGCCAAAAATGCAGGAGGCATTTCAGCCAGGGGCCACTCCTGTGCAGCCTGGAAAAAGGCGCTTTTTGTGCTACAACATGCTTGGAGCTATAACTACGATTGAATACGATGGGTACTCCCATATTGAGGTAACCTATGCCTTAAGTTTGATAAACTCTCTCCCTCCTTCCCTCCCTCTTCTCACCCTCCCAACACAGCCACTTTCAGTGAAAATTGTTTTGTTAGCCAGGACTTCAGGACTAGGAGTGCCCAAGTGCCTTATCTCATACTGATGTTTTATTATGTGGATACAGATAGATTTTCATGATACAAGCCGAGGTCCACGAGTTCCATCAATGACAGACCATTTTGGTTTTACAATGGCTTCACTGAATGAGAATGGAAGTGTTTTTGCAAATCCCTGCAAGGGTGAAAAGAACATGAGCACTCTCATGTATCGCCCATTTAGTAGCTGGGCAAACAATAGCGAGGTTAGATACTTTCATTTAAATTCAAAAGGTATTCTTCATGCAATATTCTGGTAGTTTAAACACGCAGATGGCCTATCCAAGTATTGAACGTTGCCATGATGAATGTTAGAATTTTTGTATATTCTGACTTTTGATATGTGATGTGAAATTAGTGGTCTATGCGATTGGAAGGGGAAGAAGTGAAGGTTGTGGCACTTGGTACAACTTGGGTGGCAGCAATTACTAGTCTTAACTTGATCCGCATCTTCACCATTGGTGGTTTGCAGGTTTGCTGACAAACTTATACTCATATTTCACTCCACAGTTAATTAAGCTCATTTTGGGGGAAAGAAATTGTTAATGGTCGTAATTTTAGTTTCTCAACATTCTATTTTGCTGAATTCATTTCAATGCAGAGACATGTTCTCTCCCTCGATGGACCTGTGGTGACTGCATCAGGCTTCATGGATGAGCTTGCCATTGTCACTCATGCTTCAGACAGTCTTCCCTCAAATGAACAGGTTTAATTTTCAAGTGATACTCCATTTCAGTTTATTAGACTGCTGACTCTAGTCACCATTTTTTACCAAGATATGTAGGCGAATTCCAATTATCGAGTCCTGAAGTTGTTGATGCCATTTCCATAATTCGTAACCTTTAAGTACAACTATCCTCTTGTTAAAGAGTCTGCAGTAGGAAGATACATTTTTACTGGCTTATGGTTTGCACTTATTTTCTCACTGTACTTTCATTTCTGATATAAAATTCTTATCTTCTGAAACATGCAGGTGCTTGAATTTAGGGTACTTAACATAAATAATAGTAGCCAGCCTCTTAGAGGACGTCTGCCTCTGACTCCTGGTTCAAGTTTAACATGGTTTGGCTTTAGTGAAGAAGGGAAATTAAGCTCCTATGACTCCAAGGTATTTTCACTCTAACTTTAAATTGTGCTATTACTATGACTAATATATTGCTTTTTAAACTTGAATATgactgttttttcttttgttcatagGGTGTGCTGAGAGTTTTTACAAGTGAATATGGTGGCAGTTGGTTCCCGCTCTTCAGGTTTACAATTCTTCAGCGAAAGAACTTATATGGAATGATTCATTATATATGAATCTCCCAGACAGTATTGTAATTTGGCATTTGATCTAACAGTAAATATCTGATTGGCAGTGCTAGTAAAGACAAGAAGTCAGATGAAAACTATTGGGTGATCGGTTTGAATGCAAGACAACTATTTTGTATAGTTTGCAAAAGCCCCGAGTTATATCCACAGGTAGAGATAGCCACTACCTTAGTCAtctcaaattttttcttttgtaaattatatctTGACAATCCTCCTTTTTCAGGTGTTGCCCAAACCAGTGCTCACTCTACTAAATTTTTCAATTCCTCTTGCATCCTCTGATCTAGGAGCAGAAGCCCTTGAAAATGCATTTATACTAAACGA contains these protein-coding regions:
- the LOC112179361 gene encoding WD repeat and HMG-box DNA-binding protein 1, which translates into the protein MKVRQVKLREIHKSASSAGKPSFCSVVWDQQGFHSVTASSSDSSIAVHNALLSTCPPKLLRNHRDGVTALAMSPNATCLASGSVDHSVKLYKFPSGEFETNITRFTLPIRALAFNKSGTLLAAAGDDDGIKLINTVDGTISKVLKAHKGPVTGLGFDPQSEYMASIDSTGTVVYWELQSGSTLHTLKGVAPNSGLDLSVLNVLSWSPDGRMLAVPGVRNDVVVYDKDTAEKLFTLRGEHTQSICALAWSPNGKYLATSGLDKQVLIWDVDRKQDIGRHKFDERITCLAWKPIDNVLAVIDCMGRYGVWEAVIPSSMKSPTEDVPNQSNNGLLLFDEDEDEGQEISTSGSLSDLGEDTYEESKPPSRKRLSKQSDSLRDLNEDDNDDFGLSPKVESHKKARRNHSESTDNGNEGLRSRLSSARPKMQEAFQPGATPVQPGKRRFLCYNMLGAITTIEYDGYSHIEIDFHDTSRGPRVPSMTDHFGFTMASLNENGSVFANPCKGEKNMSTLMYRPFSSWANNSEWSMRLEGEEVKVVALGTTWVAAITSLNLIRIFTIGGLQRHVLSLDGPVVTASGFMDELAIVTHASDSLPSNEQVLEFRVLNINNSSQPLRGRLPLTPGSSLTWFGFSEEGKLSSYDSKGVLRVFTSEYGGSWFPLFSASKDKKSDENYWVIGLNARQLFCIVCKSPELYPQVLPKPVLTLLNFSIPLASSDLGAEALENAFILNDMHLVQIQKQIEEMDAVGLDTSSLDDEAFKLETAQDQCILRLIGSCCHGDKLVRATELVKHLSLEKSVRGAIKIVTSLKLPNLAERFNSILEERLLNDSKEPLQTTVPNPNYNASTSTEKSKLSGNDIPLPAPKLSAPSFLKKAKTQEANVGTAKTQEKQTDLEKSTTTERETAGAEVNNAAGDMKKVGEMPKAQQSPRPSNPFLKRSNSQDIEKKEEVDQVKAHRPSNPFFKKSVK